The following coding sequences are from one Streptomyces sp. NBC_01294 window:
- a CDS encoding DNA polymerase III subunit alpha codes for MVESGGGVHTSRSRRPRVPGFTHLHTVSGFSMRYGGSHPERLAERAAERDMDALALTDRDTLAGAVRFAKACAKAGIRPLFGVDLAVAAAGSATAAGLSAAGSAGSGGSAGSGEASHRRRTPVKGGAFVDESAPRAVFLARDGAAGWAELCRMVTAAHAGAAEVPLVPWGDLRGEGVFALLGPGSEVGRALAAGRPDRAARLLAPWREVYGDSLRLEAVHHGRTGTGPGSLRLAARTVGFAAEQGVPAVLTNAVRYADPGQGPVADILDAARRLVPIDPRAPFDTGERWLKGSAAMAEAADRIARAAGLRPADARRLLAETRRTAEACAVDPEDDLGIGSVHFPEARLVGAARRSAQRVLASRASAGMVLRGYADDPAYWERMHHELDIIAYHGFASYFLTVAQVVDDVREMGIRVAARGSGAGSLVNHLLGIAHADPVAHGLLMERFLSKRRRVLPDIDIDVESARRLEVYRRIIDRFGAERVATVSMPETYRVRHAIRDVGAALSMDPAVTDRLAKAFPHIRARDARAALEELPELRDVRGESYGRLWELVESLDALPRGIAMHPCGVLLSDDSLLARTPVVPTSGEGFPMSQFDKDDVEELGLLKLDVLGVRMQSAMAHAVAEIRRGTGRELDLDDPAQVPPGDRATYELIRSAETLGCFQIESPGQRDLVGRLQPSTFHDLVVDISLFRPGPVAADMVRPFIEARHGRAPVRFPHPDLADALRETYGVVVFHEQIIEIVHVMTGCGRDEADRVRRGLSDPQSQARIKVWFAAKAGERGYPVEVIGRTWEIVEAFGSYGFCKAHAVAFAVPTYQSAWLKAHHPAAFYAGLLTHDPGMYPKRLLLADARRRGVPVLPLDVNRSAAAHHIELVSDVGGVWGLRLGLSDVHGISAAEADRIEAGQPYASLRDFWDRAHPGRPVAERLAQVGALDSFGANRRDLLLHLTELHGAQRAAGARGGAQLPLEGGRSTASVGLPDLTEAERLSAELGVLGMDASRHLMGDHHAFLAELGVIPARRLRDTEHGQTVLVAGAKAATQTPPIRSGKRVIFTTLDDGTGLVDLAFFDDSHERCAHTVFHSFLLLVRGVVQRRGPQSLSVVGAAAWNLAELVELRAAGGLDAVAARLAASGGGAGAAEDGDGGDGGDGGDGEVAGERGAGRRIHFSTGYEMNPWADLQPPGTGPATGRKLWHSSPGSAG; via the coding sequence ATGGTGGAGAGCGGGGGAGGTGTTCACACGAGTCGAAGCAGGAGGCCGCGGGTGCCTGGTTTTACGCATCTGCACACCGTTTCGGGGTTCTCCATGCGCTACGGAGGCTCTCACCCGGAACGGCTGGCGGAGCGTGCCGCCGAGCGGGACATGGACGCCCTCGCCCTGACCGACCGCGACACCCTGGCGGGCGCCGTGCGGTTCGCGAAGGCGTGCGCGAAGGCGGGGATCCGCCCGCTGTTCGGCGTGGACCTGGCGGTCGCGGCCGCCGGATCGGCCACGGCCGCAGGGCTGTCCGCGGCGGGCTCGGCCGGGTCGGGGGGCTCGGCCGGGTCCGGCGAGGCCTCCCACCGGCGGCGCACCCCCGTCAAGGGCGGGGCCTTCGTGGACGAGTCCGCACCCCGGGCCGTCTTCCTGGCCCGGGACGGGGCCGCCGGCTGGGCCGAGCTGTGCCGGATGGTCACCGCCGCCCACGCGGGGGCCGCCGAGGTCCCGCTGGTGCCCTGGGGCGACCTGCGCGGGGAGGGCGTCTTCGCCCTGCTCGGACCGGGCTCCGAGGTGGGGCGGGCGCTCGCCGCGGGCCGCCCCGACCGGGCCGCCCGGCTGCTCGCACCCTGGCGGGAGGTCTACGGCGACTCCCTGCGCCTGGAGGCCGTCCACCACGGCCGCACCGGCACCGGGCCGGGCTCGCTCCGACTGGCCGCCCGTACCGTCGGCTTCGCCGCCGAGCAGGGTGTCCCGGCCGTGCTCACGAACGCCGTCCGCTACGCCGACCCGGGCCAGGGCCCGGTCGCCGACATCCTCGACGCGGCCCGCCGCCTGGTCCCCATCGATCCCCGGGCCCCCTTCGACACCGGCGAGCGCTGGCTCAAGGGATCCGCCGCCATGGCCGAGGCCGCCGACCGGATCGCCCGGGCGGCCGGCCTGCGCCCCGCCGACGCCAGGCGCCTGCTCGCGGAGACCCGGCGTACGGCCGAGGCCTGCGCCGTGGACCCCGAGGACGACCTCGGCATCGGCTCCGTGCACTTCCCCGAAGCCCGGCTCGTCGGCGCCGCCCGCCGCAGCGCCCAGCGGGTCCTCGCCTCCCGCGCCTCGGCGGGCATGGTGCTGCGCGGCTACGCGGACGACCCCGCGTACTGGGAGCGGATGCACCACGAGCTCGACATCATCGCCTACCACGGCTTCGCCTCGTACTTCCTGACGGTCGCCCAAGTCGTGGACGACGTACGGGAGATGGGGATCCGGGTGGCCGCCCGCGGCTCCGGCGCCGGCTCCCTCGTCAACCACCTGCTCGGCATCGCCCACGCCGACCCCGTCGCGCACGGCCTGCTGATGGAGCGCTTCCTGTCCAAGCGCCGGCGCGTCCTGCCCGACATCGACATCGACGTGGAGTCCGCCCGCCGGCTGGAGGTCTACCGGCGGATCATCGACCGGTTCGGCGCCGAGCGCGTCGCCACCGTCTCCATGCCCGAGACCTACCGGGTCCGCCACGCCATCCGCGACGTCGGCGCCGCCCTGTCCATGGACCCGGCCGTCACCGACCGGCTCGCCAAGGCCTTCCCGCACATCCGCGCCCGCGACGCCCGCGCCGCGCTGGAGGAACTGCCGGAACTGCGCGACGTGCGCGGGGAGTCGTACGGGCGGCTGTGGGAGCTCGTCGAATCGCTGGACGCGCTGCCGCGCGGCATCGCCATGCACCCGTGCGGGGTGCTGCTCTCCGACGACTCCCTGCTCGCCCGTACGCCGGTGGTGCCCACCAGCGGCGAGGGCTTCCCCATGTCCCAGTTCGACAAGGACGACGTGGAGGAGCTCGGGCTGCTCAAGCTGGACGTGCTGGGCGTACGGATGCAGTCCGCGATGGCCCACGCGGTCGCGGAGATCCGGCGCGGCACGGGGCGGGAGCTCGACCTGGACGACCCGGCGCAGGTGCCGCCGGGCGACCGGGCCACGTACGAGCTGATCCGTTCCGCCGAGACGCTGGGCTGCTTCCAGATCGAATCGCCGGGCCAGCGGGACCTGGTGGGGCGGCTGCAGCCGTCGACCTTCCACGACCTGGTCGTCGACATCTCCCTCTTCCGGCCGGGACCGGTGGCCGCCGACATGGTGCGGCCCTTCATCGAGGCCCGGCACGGACGGGCGCCGGTCCGCTTCCCGCACCCGGACCTGGCCGACGCGCTGCGCGAGACCTACGGGGTGGTGGTCTTCCACGAGCAGATCATCGAGATCGTGCACGTCATGACCGGCTGCGGGCGGGACGAGGCGGACCGGGTGCGGCGCGGGCTGTCCGACCCGCAGTCGCAGGCGCGGATCAAGGTCTGGTTCGCGGCGAAGGCGGGCGAGCGCGGCTATCCGGTGGAGGTGATCGGCCGGACCTGGGAGATCGTCGAGGCCTTCGGCTCGTACGGCTTCTGCAAGGCGCACGCGGTGGCCTTCGCGGTGCCCACGTACCAGTCGGCGTGGCTGAAGGCGCACCATCCGGCGGCCTTCTACGCCGGGCTGCTGACCCACGACCCGGGGATGTATCCGAAGCGGCTGCTGCTGGCGGACGCGCGGCGGCGGGGCGTGCCGGTGCTGCCGCTGGACGTGAACCGGTCGGCGGCCGCCCATCACATCGAACTGGTGTCCGATGTGGGTGGTGTGTGGGGCCTGCGCCTGGGGCTGTCCGACGTGCACGGCATCAGCGCGGCCGAGGCGGACCGGATCGAGGCCGGGCAGCCGTACGCCTCCCTGCGCGACTTCTGGGACCGGGCGCACCCGGGACGCCCGGTCGCCGAACGGCTGGCACAGGTCGGGGCGTTGGACTCCTTCGGGGCCAACCGGCGTGACCTCCTGCTGCACTTGACGGAGCTGCACGGCGCGCAGCGGGCGGCGGGAGCGCGGGGCGGCGCCCAACTCCCGCTGGAGGGCGGCCGGTCCACGGCCTCCGTCGGCCTGCCCGACCTGACCGAGGCGGAACGGCTCAGCGCCGAGCTGGGCGTCCTCGGCATGGACGCCTCGCGGCACCTGATGGGGGACCACCATGCCTTCCTGGCCGAGCTGGGAGTGATTCCCGCACGCCGGCTGCGGGACACCGAACACGGGCAGACCGTGCTGGTCGCGGGGGCCAAGGCGGCCACCCAGACCCCGCCGATCCGGTCCGGGAAGCGGGTCATCTTCACGACGCTGGACGACGGGACGGGCCTGGTCGACCTGGCCTTCTTCGACGACAGCCACGAGCGGTGCGCGCACACCGTCTTCCACTCCTTCCTGCTGCTGGTGCGCGGTGTCGTGCAGCGGCGGGGCCCGCAGAGCCTGAGCGTGGTCGGAGCGGCGGCGTGGAACCTGGCGGAGCTGGTGGAACTGCGGGCGGCGGGCGGCCTGGACGCGGTCGCGGCCCGCCTGGCCGCCTCCGGTGGTGGTGCGGGCGCGGCCGAGGACGGCGACGGCGGCGACGGCGGCGACGGCGGCGACGGCGAGGTGGCCGGGGAGAGGGGAGCGGGCCGCCGGATCCACTTCTCCACGGGGTACGAGATGAACCCCTGGGCCGACCTCCAGCCCCCCGGCACCGGCCCCGCGACCGGCCGCAAGCTGTGGCACTCCAGCCCCGGGAGCGCGGGATGA
- a CDS encoding lytic polysaccharide monooxygenase auxiliary activity family 9 protein yields the protein MPARRRTVTLSRIASAGIAPLALAAYAAVPAAAHGSMTDPVSRVAACYAEGPEAPKSAACRAAVAASGAQAFYDWNAVNIANAAGNHRALIPNGQLCSAGNDKYQGLDLARADWPASPMSAGAHTFRYKGTAPHKGSFELYVTRDGYDPAKPLKWSDLEPAPFAKTTDPGMQNGDYVFSGTVPNKSGRHLIYSIWQRSDSPEAFYTCSDVVFGKDNGGGTGGSGGSGGSGGSGSTGGSGGSDSTGGTGTTPTTKPGTEPTAKPGTETGSKPSDKPSAPTDQQIAAGADKSTVEHNGHGDNDPKTNGTTDAAAPVPSESSANDNLAQTGGSSATPSIAIAGAGALAVGAAVLFGVARRRSTAGRHGR from the coding sequence ATGCCCGCACGCCGCCGCACCGTGACGCTGTCCCGTATCGCCTCCGCCGGTATCGCCCCGCTCGCGCTGGCCGCGTACGCCGCCGTTCCCGCGGCCGCGCACGGCTCGATGACGGACCCGGTCAGCCGGGTGGCGGCGTGTTACGCGGAGGGACCGGAAGCGCCGAAGTCGGCGGCCTGCAGGGCGGCGGTCGCGGCGAGCGGAGCGCAGGCGTTCTACGACTGGAACGCGGTGAACATCGCCAACGCGGCCGGGAACCACCGGGCGTTGATCCCGAACGGCCAGCTCTGCTCCGCCGGCAACGACAAGTACCAGGGCCTAGACCTGGCCCGCGCCGACTGGCCGGCCAGTCCGATGTCCGCCGGCGCGCACACCTTCCGCTACAAGGGCACGGCCCCGCACAAGGGTTCCTTCGAGCTGTACGTGACGAGGGACGGGTACGACCCGGCGAAGCCGCTCAAGTGGTCCGACCTGGAGCCCGCGCCGTTCGCGAAGACCACCGACCCGGGCATGCAGAACGGCGACTACGTCTTCTCCGGGACGGTCCCGAACAAGTCCGGCCGCCACCTGATCTACAGCATCTGGCAGCGCTCCGACAGCCCGGAGGCCTTCTACACCTGCTCGGACGTGGTCTTCGGCAAGGACAACGGGGGCGGTACCGGCGGCTCCGGCGGCTCCGGCGGCTCTGGTGGGTCCGGCAGCACCGGCGGCTCTGGCGGGTCCGACAGCACCGGCGGCACCGGCACCACGCCGACCACCAAGCCCGGCACGGAGCCGACCGCCAAGCCCGGCACCGAGACGGGTTCCAAGCCGTCCGACAAGCCCTCGGCCCCGACGGACCAGCAGATCGCCGCCGGCGCGGACAAGTCCACCGTGGAGCACAACGGCCACGGCGACAACGACCCGAAGACGAACGGCACGACCGACGCCGCCGCGCCCGTCCCCTCGGAGTCGTCGGCGAACGACAACCTCGCGCAGACGGGCGGCAGCAGCGCGACCCCGTCGATCGCGATCGCCGGGGCCGGCGCCCTGGCCGTGGGCGCGGCCGTGCTGTTCGGTGTGGCCCGCCGCCGTTCGACGGCGGGCCGCCACGGCCGCTAG
- a CDS encoding tRNA(His) guanylyltransferase Thg1 family protein, producing MSGTTALGDRMKRYEAAHRTVLPRRTYTILRLDGRAFHTYLADADKPFDTGFVADMAAVTEALCAEAAGTALAYTQSDEISLLLTDFASAGTEPWFGGVTAKQLSVSASLATAVLNERRPGRRALFDARVFTMSDPVEVANYFVWRQRDAVRNSISMAAQAHFSHKRLQRVSSGAMQELLWAEAGVNWNDYPAACKRGQVAARLTGEREVEYADKRTGETVRTTAVRSWWEVSAAPHFTTGPTGWLAGVIPALPALTASAG from the coding sequence ATGAGCGGCACGACGGCACTCGGCGACCGGATGAAGCGGTACGAGGCCGCACACCGAACGGTCCTGCCCCGCCGCACCTACACGATCCTGCGGCTCGACGGCCGCGCCTTCCACACCTATCTGGCCGACGCGGACAAGCCCTTCGACACGGGCTTCGTCGCGGACATGGCCGCGGTCACCGAGGCGCTGTGCGCCGAAGCGGCGGGAACGGCGCTCGCGTACACGCAGTCCGACGAGATCAGCCTGCTCCTCACCGACTTCGCCTCGGCGGGGACCGAACCCTGGTTCGGCGGCGTCACCGCCAAGCAGCTGTCCGTCTCCGCGTCCTTGGCCACGGCCGTGCTCAATGAGCGCCGGCCGGGCCGACGGGCGCTCTTCGACGCCCGCGTCTTCACGATGTCGGACCCGGTCGAGGTCGCCAACTACTTCGTGTGGAGGCAGCGCGACGCCGTCCGCAACAGCATCTCCATGGCCGCTCAGGCGCACTTCTCCCACAAGCGGCTGCAGCGGGTGTCCAGCGGGGCCATGCAGGAACTGCTGTGGGCGGAGGCGGGTGTGAACTGGAACGACTATCCGGCGGCCTGCAAGAGGGGCCAGGTCGCCGCACGGCTGACCGGCGAGCGGGAGGTCGAGTACGCCGACAAGCGCACCGGCGAGACCGTGCGGACGACGGCGGTCCGCTCCTGGTGGGAGGTGTCCGCCGCGCCGCACTTCACGACCGGGCCGACGGGGTGGCTCGCAGGGGTGATCCCCGCGCTGCCCGCCTTGACGGCTTCGGCCGGCTAG
- a CDS encoding MFS transporter, with protein sequence MAPRTGTAKSSATARVVLLTLSAGQFLMALDSSVMNVSIATVAEDVGTTVSGIQGAITAYTLVMAMFMIPGGKVGALIGRKRAFMIGCCIYGAGSLTTALAPNLPVLLLGWSFLEGIGASLILPAIVALVAGNFVAERRPAAYGLVAAAGAVAIAVGPLIGGVATTYFSWRWVFAGEVLVVLGILVLARRIADAPIGERKRIDLVGVVLSALGLGLFVYGVLCSDEWGWFQPKPDAPSWLGISLVVWLMLAGLLLIWLFLRWEARLVEQRKEPLLDPAMLQNKQLTGGLTMFFFQYLVQMGVFFVVPLYLSVALGLSALQTGARLLPLSVTLLAAAVLIPRFLPDVSPRRVVRLGVLALLAGAVILMAALDADAGAEVVTVPMLLIGLGMGALASQLGAVTVSAVPEEQSAEVGGVQNAITNLGASIGTALAGSIMIAALASSFLTSVQQNPSIPDSVKSQATVKIQSGVPFVSDAQLKTALDEAGTSSEVAEAALDANAAARLDGLQAALAILALAALLAMFFTHRIPTTQPRSAVP encoded by the coding sequence ATGGCTCCGAGGACAGGCACTGCCAAGAGTTCTGCAACCGCGCGGGTCGTCCTGCTGACTCTCTCGGCCGGTCAGTTCCTGATGGCGCTCGACAGCTCGGTCATGAACGTCTCGATCGCGACGGTGGCCGAGGACGTGGGCACGACCGTGTCGGGCATCCAGGGCGCGATCACCGCCTACACCCTGGTGATGGCGATGTTCATGATCCCCGGCGGCAAGGTCGGGGCGCTGATCGGCCGCAAACGTGCGTTCATGATCGGCTGCTGCATCTACGGGGCCGGCTCCCTCACCACGGCGCTCGCACCGAACCTTCCCGTACTGCTGCTGGGCTGGTCCTTCCTGGAAGGAATCGGGGCGTCGCTCATCCTGCCCGCGATCGTCGCGCTGGTGGCCGGCAACTTCGTCGCCGAACGCCGGCCCGCCGCCTACGGGCTCGTCGCGGCGGCGGGGGCGGTGGCGATCGCGGTCGGGCCGCTCATCGGGGGTGTCGCGACGACGTACTTCTCCTGGCGGTGGGTGTTCGCCGGTGAGGTGCTGGTGGTGCTCGGCATCCTGGTGCTGGCCCGCCGCATCGCCGACGCCCCGATCGGCGAACGCAAGCGCATCGACCTCGTCGGCGTCGTGCTGTCCGCGCTCGGGCTGGGCCTCTTCGTCTACGGGGTGCTCTGCTCGGACGAATGGGGCTGGTTCCAGCCGAAGCCCGACGCGCCCTCCTGGCTCGGGATCTCGCTGGTCGTGTGGCTGATGCTGGCCGGTCTGCTGCTGATCTGGCTCTTCCTGCGCTGGGAGGCCCGCCTCGTGGAGCAGCGCAAGGAGCCGCTCCTCGACCCGGCCATGCTGCAGAACAAGCAGCTCACCGGCGGGCTGACGATGTTCTTCTTCCAGTACCTCGTGCAGATGGGCGTGTTCTTCGTCGTACCGCTCTACCTGTCGGTCGCGCTCGGCCTGTCCGCACTGCAGACCGGTGCCCGCCTCCTGCCGCTGTCGGTGACACTCCTGGCCGCCGCGGTCCTGATCCCCCGCTTCCTCCCGGACGTCTCGCCGCGGCGGGTGGTGCGGCTCGGGGTCCTCGCCCTGCTCGCGGGCGCGGTGATCCTCATGGCCGCGCTCGACGCGGACGCCGGTGCGGAAGTCGTCACCGTCCCCATGCTGCTGATCGGCCTCGGCATGGGCGCGCTGGCGTCCCAGCTCGGTGCGGTCACCGTGTCCGCGGTACCGGAGGAGCAGAGCGCGGAGGTCGGCGGCGTCCAGAACGCCATCACCAACCTCGGCGCCTCGATCGGGACGGCACTCGCCGGGTCGATCATGATCGCCGCGCTCGCCTCTTCCTTCCTGACCAGTGTGCAGCAGAATCCGTCGATCCCGGACAGCGTCAAGAGCCAGGCGACCGTCAAGATCCAGAGCGGCGTGCCGTTCGTATCGGACGCGCAGCTCAAGACGGCCCTCGACGAAGCCGGCACGAGCAGCGAGGTGGCCGAGGCCGCACTGGACGCGAACGCCGCGGCACGGCTCGACGGACTCCAGGCCGCGCTCGCGATCCTCGCCCTCGCCGCCCTCCTCGCGATGTTCTTCACCCATCGCATCCCGACGACCCAGCCCCGCTCGGCCGTGCCCTAG
- a CDS encoding esterase/lipase family protein gives MLPWRRLLRPLAVLALTAAALVAPTGTAQAASAPSSGWNNWSCKPSAAHPRPVVLVHGTFGNSWDNWLGLAPYLVHRGYCVYSLDYGQLPGVPLFNGLGPIDKSAEQLDVFVDRVLAATGSAKTDIIGHSQGGMMPRYYLKFLGGAEKVNALVGLAPDNHGTTLLGFTKLLPYFPGAEDLISTATPGLADQIAGSAFLQKLNAGGDTVPGVKYTVIATKYDEVVTPYRSGFLEGPNVRNVVLQDLCFLDLSEHVAIGLTDRIAWHEALNALDPAHAERTTCASVFE, from the coding sequence ATGCTGCCCTGGAGACGCCTGCTCCGCCCGCTGGCCGTCCTCGCCCTCACCGCCGCCGCGCTCGTCGCCCCCACCGGCACCGCGCAGGCCGCGTCCGCACCCAGCAGCGGCTGGAACAACTGGTCCTGCAAGCCGTCCGCCGCCCACCCGCGCCCCGTCGTCCTCGTGCACGGCACCTTCGGCAACTCCTGGGACAACTGGCTCGGCCTCGCCCCGTACCTCGTGCACCGCGGGTACTGCGTCTACTCGCTCGACTACGGCCAGCTGCCCGGCGTGCCCCTCTTCAACGGGCTCGGCCCCATCGACAAGTCCGCCGAACAGCTCGACGTCTTCGTCGACAGGGTGCTCGCCGCCACCGGCTCCGCCAAGACCGACATCATCGGGCACTCGCAGGGCGGCATGATGCCCCGCTACTACCTGAAGTTCCTCGGAGGCGCCGAGAAGGTCAACGCGCTGGTCGGTCTCGCCCCCGACAACCACGGCACCACCCTGCTCGGCTTCACCAAGCTCCTCCCGTACTTCCCCGGGGCCGAGGACCTGATCAGCACGGCGACCCCGGGCCTCGCCGACCAGATCGCCGGATCCGCCTTCCTGCAGAAGCTGAACGCGGGCGGGGACACCGTGCCCGGGGTGAAGTACACGGTGATCGCCACCAAGTACGACGAGGTGGTGACGCCGTACCGGAGCGGCTTCCTGGAGGGACCGAACGTACGCAACGTCGTCCTCCAGGACCTGTGCTTCCTGGACCTCTCGGAGCACGTCGCCATCGGGCTCACCGACCGGATCGCCTGGCACGAGGCGCTCAACGCACTTGACCCGGCCCACGCCGAACGGACCACCTGCGCCTCCGTCTTCGAGTGA
- a CDS encoding DNA polymerase Y family protein, giving the protein MRLHPADGGPLGAREYAGVLALLGGITPAVQALPPDAALADVRGALRYFGCDAGRLAAVLRVRALALYGVDAAVGVAGNPMLARAAAREARPGATLVIPEEPDAVRDFLAGKPVTALDGVGPKAARTLCSYGLDSVGRVAAAPPAALRRILGARLGREVHERALGIDRTPVRPGAAARTIAAERLFDRDELDPVRHRRALLSLTEELGAKLRTQGKGQGQGQDGREQGQDQGQDQGQDQGQDQGQDQGQVCRALSLTVRCADRTTLTRTRALAEPTAHSATLTAMAYALYEGLGLQRARVRALSLRAEDLTPAERAARQLSFDPEDDKARRLEAVTDRVRARFGPQAIARGTLAA; this is encoded by the coding sequence CTGCGGCTGCACCCCGCGGACGGCGGGCCGCTCGGGGCGCGGGAGTACGCCGGGGTGCTCGCGCTGCTCGGCGGGATCACCCCGGCCGTGCAGGCCCTGCCGCCCGACGCGGCCCTCGCCGATGTCCGGGGCGCGCTGCGGTACTTCGGCTGCGACGCCGGCCGGCTGGCCGCCGTGCTCCGGGTCCGGGCCCTCGCCCTGTACGGCGTGGACGCCGCCGTCGGCGTGGCCGGCAACCCGATGCTGGCCCGGGCGGCGGCCCGCGAGGCCCGGCCCGGGGCGACCCTGGTGATCCCTGAGGAGCCCGACGCCGTACGGGACTTCCTGGCGGGCAAGCCCGTCACCGCCCTCGACGGGGTCGGCCCCAAGGCCGCCCGCACCCTGTGCTCCTACGGCCTCGACTCCGTCGGCCGCGTCGCCGCCGCCCCGCCCGCCGCCCTGCGGCGGATCCTCGGCGCCCGGCTCGGCCGCGAGGTGCACGAGCGCGCCCTCGGGATCGACCGGACCCCCGTCCGGCCGGGAGCCGCCGCCCGCACCATCGCCGCCGAGCGGCTCTTCGACCGGGACGAGCTGGATCCCGTACGGCACCGCAGGGCCCTGCTCTCGCTGACGGAGGAGCTCGGCGCGAAGCTTCGTACACAAGGGAAGGGCCAGGGGCAGGGCCAGGACGGGCGCGAGCAGGGGCAGGACCAAGGCCAGGACCAAGGCCAGGACCAAGGCCAGGACCAAGGCCAGGACCAGGGGCAGGTCTGCCGCGCCCTCTCGCTCACCGTCCGCTGCGCCGACCGCACCACGCTCACCCGGACGCGCGCCCTGGCCGAACCCACCGCGCACTCGGCCACCCTGACCGCCATGGCCTACGCCCTGTACGAGGGGCTCGGTCTGCAGCGGGCCCGGGTCCGCGCGCTGTCCCTGCGCGCCGAGGACCTGACTCCGGCCGAACGGGCCGCACGCCAGCTCAGTTTCGACCCCGAGGACGACAAGGCCCGCCGCCTGGAGGCGGTCACGGACCGGGTCCGCGCGCGCTTCGGTCCGCAGGCCATCGCCCGCGGCACGCTCGCCGCCTGA
- a CDS encoding DUF402 domain-containing protein produces the protein MTEQLTVVLTKAGRTKIRYPAAQVADDGDRISVRAPWAAEGVRDFGFVRFEPGDVFVEHFWRTRWYAVKEVWTGDGVLKGWYCDVTRPALVRSGEILVEDLDLDLWVSADGSRVLRLDEDEFAESGLATSDPEAAAQAVRALDALDDQARTPAGLAALLA, from the coding sequence GTGACCGAGCAGCTGACCGTCGTCCTGACCAAGGCCGGCCGGACCAAGATCCGCTACCCGGCGGCGCAGGTCGCCGACGACGGCGACCGGATCTCCGTGCGCGCCCCCTGGGCGGCCGAGGGCGTACGGGACTTCGGCTTCGTCCGCTTCGAGCCGGGCGACGTGTTCGTCGAGCACTTCTGGCGGACGCGCTGGTACGCGGTCAAGGAGGTGTGGACCGGCGACGGCGTCCTCAAGGGCTGGTACTGCGACGTCACGCGCCCGGCCCTGGTGCGCAGCGGGGAGATCCTCGTCGAGGACCTGGACCTCGACCTGTGGGTCTCGGCGGACGGGTCCCGCGTCCTGCGGCTGGACGAAGACGAGTTCGCCGAGAGCGGGCTCGCCACGAGCGACCCGGAGGCGGCCGCCCAGGCGGTACGGGCCCTCGACGCCCTGGACGACCAGGCCCGGACGCCGGCCGGCCTGGCCGCGCTCCTCGCGTAG
- the tsaD gene encoding tRNA (adenosine(37)-N6)-threonylcarbamoyltransferase complex transferase subunit TsaD produces MGSPVVLGIESSCDETGAGLVRDGRLLGHAVASSMDEHARFGGVVPEIAARAHVHSFTPVVREALDRAGLRMADIGAVAVTTGPGLSGALQVGLAGAKTLAFSLGVPLYGVHHLAGHVAADTLEHGPLPDPCMVLIVSGGHTSLLLVRDLARDPIVHLGDTIDDAAGECFDKVARVFGLPYPGGPAVDRTARAGDPRAVRFPRPLTGPGDSRYDFSFSGLKTAAARWAEQHRIRGEELPLADGAASLQEAVADVLTRKAVAACREYGVGTLVVVGGVAANSRVRALAEKRCRTAGITLRVPPLNLCTDNGAMIAAVGDLLVRAGAEPAPLDVSIDPSAPLEYAALHPVARALSRQGA; encoded by the coding sequence GTGGGTTCTCCGGTGGTGCTCGGGATCGAGTCCTCGTGTGACGAGACGGGCGCCGGGCTGGTGCGGGACGGGCGGCTGCTCGGGCACGCCGTGGCGTCGAGCATGGACGAGCACGCCCGTTTCGGCGGCGTGGTGCCGGAGATCGCCGCGCGGGCCCACGTCCACTCCTTCACCCCCGTCGTACGGGAGGCCCTGGACCGGGCCGGGCTGCGGATGGCGGACATCGGCGCGGTGGCCGTCACCACGGGCCCGGGGCTGTCCGGGGCGCTCCAGGTCGGCCTCGCCGGTGCGAAGACCCTGGCCTTCTCGCTCGGCGTGCCGCTGTACGGGGTGCACCACCTGGCCGGGCACGTCGCCGCCGACACCCTGGAGCACGGGCCGCTGCCCGACCCGTGCATGGTGCTCATCGTCTCCGGCGGGCACACCTCCCTGCTCCTCGTACGGGATCTGGCGCGCGACCCGATCGTGCACCTCGGGGACACGATCGACGACGCGGCCGGGGAGTGCTTCGACAAGGTGGCCCGGGTGTTCGGGCTGCCGTACCCGGGCGGACCGGCCGTCGACCGCACCGCCCGCGCGGGCGACCCGCGCGCCGTGCGGTTCCCGCGGCCGCTGACCGGGCCGGGGGACTCCCGGTACGACTTCTCCTTCTCCGGCCTCAAGACGGCCGCCGCCCGCTGGGCCGAACAGCACCGGATCCGCGGCGAGGAACTGCCCCTGGCGGACGGGGCGGCCTCGCTCCAGGAGGCGGTGGCCGACGTCCTGACGCGCAAGGCGGTCGCCGCCTGCCGGGAGTACGGGGTGGGGACCCTGGTCGTGGTGGGCGGGGTCGCCGCCAACTCCCGCGTACGGGCGCTCGCCGAGAAACGCTGCCGGACCGCCGGCATCACCCTGCGCGTACCGCCGCTGAACCTGTGCACCGACAACGGGGCGATGATCGCCGCCGTCGGCGACCTCCTGGTCCGGGCGGGCGCCGAGCCGGCGCCGCTCGACGTCTCGATCGACCCGTCCGCCCCGCTGGAGTACGCGGCCCTGCACCCGGTCGCCCGCGCCCTGTCCCGCCAGGGCGCGTAG